In a single window of the Bradyrhizobium sp. ORS 285 genome:
- a CDS encoding YbcC family protein, translated as MTQAALVMSLTDPIDTSADAGLMARIDSACQRIAPLWPLKHFVAVNPFLGFTSQSFAATAATFERVVRTRMLMPRAYYRQALDDGRIADTALAQALDLHPSTGLDVEALKQKARAEAAPSSPPAVVATVAEVLDRLAEGDRYVSLVAFMIDEISAFCATYFDEGQASWPSPVRKLKPYAAWRAIAAYDRNPEVMGLTGFRKAIAELPADPVQAIGVIVDRLGIPERAVEDYLVRALFDLGGWSAYARYIGWNAQLDGRRDDTLLELLAIRLTWGYALYQERTDEAFKAAWAQAMVEAAKLPADQRLEETPELAIDLVLHEAYEIAIRSKLVARLAKHGAQAAVTRLPARPPVQAAFCIDVRSEIFRRALETAYPEVETIGFAGFFGFPIEYVPIGHTRGGAQCPVLLKPAFIVCEAVKDADDVEQAEVLGLRLLRRRAAKAWKSFKVSAVSSFSFVETAGLGFAAKIATDSAGVTRPVPSPVVDGLDPEIAARVQPRLVPGELGGRATGFTDPQRVAMAEAVLKAMSLTGPFARLVLLAGHGSTTVNNPHASGLDCGACGGHTGEANARVAAAVLNDWRVREGLRAKGIDIPADCWFIGALHDTTTDAVTLFDEDDVPATLAPDLQRLKQKLADAARLARLERSALLGIRDKSDVDDAVIARSRDWSQVRPEWGLAGNAAFIAAPRGFTRGLDLGGRAFLHSYEAARDDGYRTLELIMTAPMVVASWINLQYYGSTVNNAAFGSGNKVLHNIVGQLGVLEGNAGDLRVGLPWQSVHDGTRFIHEPVRLNVFIAAPESAMDEVIQRHQGVRDLVVNGWVMLHSLGEQGTIRRCIRPGEWSAA; from the coding sequence ATGACCCAGGCTGCCCTTGTCATGTCCCTGACCGACCCGATCGACACCTCCGCCGATGCCGGTTTGATGGCCCGCATCGACAGCGCCTGCCAGCGGATCGCGCCGCTGTGGCCGCTGAAGCACTTCGTCGCCGTCAATCCGTTCCTCGGCTTCACCTCGCAGAGCTTCGCCGCGACGGCCGCGACGTTCGAGCGCGTGGTGCGGACGCGGATGCTGATGCCGCGGGCCTATTATCGGCAGGCGCTCGACGACGGCCGGATCGCCGATACCGCGCTGGCGCAGGCGCTCGACCTGCATCCGTCGACGGGGCTCGATGTCGAAGCGCTCAAGCAGAAGGCGCGCGCCGAGGCCGCGCCGTCGTCGCCGCCTGCGGTGGTGGCGACGGTGGCCGAGGTGCTCGACCGGCTCGCCGAGGGGGATCGCTACGTCTCGCTGGTCGCCTTCATGATCGACGAGATCTCGGCGTTCTGCGCCACCTATTTCGACGAGGGCCAGGCAAGCTGGCCAAGCCCCGTGCGGAAGCTGAAGCCGTACGCCGCGTGGCGGGCGATTGCGGCCTATGACCGTAATCCGGAGGTGATGGGGCTCACCGGCTTCCGCAAGGCCATTGCGGAGCTGCCTGCCGATCCCGTGCAGGCGATCGGCGTGATCGTCGACCGGCTCGGCATCCCCGAGCGTGCGGTTGAGGATTATCTGGTGCGGGCGCTGTTCGATCTCGGCGGCTGGTCGGCCTATGCCCGCTACATCGGTTGGAATGCACAGCTCGACGGCCGGCGGGACGACACGCTGCTGGAGCTGCTCGCGATCCGGCTCACCTGGGGCTACGCGCTGTATCAGGAACGCACCGACGAGGCCTTCAAGGCGGCCTGGGCGCAGGCGATGGTGGAGGCGGCGAAGCTGCCGGCCGATCAGCGGCTCGAAGAGACGCCGGAGCTCGCGATCGATCTCGTCCTGCACGAGGCTTATGAGATCGCGATCCGGAGCAAGCTCGTTGCCCGGCTCGCCAAGCACGGTGCCCAGGCGGCGGTCACGCGGCTGCCGGCACGGCCGCCGGTGCAGGCGGCGTTCTGCATCGACGTGCGCTCGGAGATCTTCCGGCGCGCACTGGAGACCGCCTATCCTGAAGTCGAGACCATCGGCTTCGCCGGATTCTTCGGCTTCCCGATCGAATACGTCCCGATCGGCCACACCCGGGGCGGCGCGCAATGTCCGGTGCTGCTCAAGCCCGCCTTCATCGTCTGCGAGGCGGTGAAAGATGCCGATGACGTCGAGCAGGCCGAGGTGCTCGGCCTTCGACTGTTGCGGCGGCGCGCGGCCAAGGCGTGGAAGTCGTTCAAGGTCTCGGCCGTGTCGTCATTCTCCTTCGTCGAGACGGCCGGACTCGGCTTTGCCGCCAAGATCGCCACGGACAGCGCGGGCGTCACGCGGCCGGTGCCGTCGCCGGTCGTCGATGGCTTGGATCCCGAGATCGCCGCACGGGTTCAGCCGCGGCTCGTGCCGGGTGAGCTCGGCGGCCGGGCCACCGGCTTCACCGATCCGCAGCGGGTCGCGATGGCCGAGGCGGTGCTGAAGGCGATGTCGCTGACCGGGCCGTTCGCGCGGCTGGTGCTGCTGGCAGGCCATGGCAGCACCACGGTCAACAATCCGCATGCCTCGGGGCTCGATTGCGGCGCCTGCGGCGGACACACCGGTGAGGCCAATGCCCGCGTCGCCGCGGCCGTGCTGAACGATTGGCGGGTGCGCGAGGGGCTGCGGGCCAAGGGCATCGACATCCCCGCTGACTGCTGGTTCATCGGCGCGCTGCACGACACCACCACCGACGCGGTGACCTTGTTCGATGAGGACGACGTTCCGGCGACGCTCGCGCCGGACCTGCAGCGATTGAAGCAGAAGCTGGCCGACGCCGCGCGGCTGGCGCGGCTGGAGCGCAGCGCGCTGCTCGGCATCCGCGATAAGTCCGATGTCGACGATGCCGTGATCGCGCGCAGTCGCGACTGGTCGCAGGTGCGGCCCGAATGGGGGCTCGCCGGCAACGCCGCCTTCATCGCGGCGCCGCGCGGCTTCACCCGCGGTCTCGATCTCGGCGGCCGGGCCTTCCTGCACTCGTACGAGGCTGCGCGCGACGACGGCTATCGGACGCTCGAGCTGATCATGACGGCGCCGATGGTGGTCGCGAGCTGGATCAATCTGCAATACTACGGCTCGACCGTGAACAATGCAGCCTTCGGCAGCGGCAACAAGGTGCTGCACAACATCGTCGGCCAGCTCGGCGTGCTCGAAGGTAATGCCGGCGATCTCAGGGTCGGACTGCCTTGGCAATCGGTCCACGACGGCACGCGCTTCATCCACGAGCCGGTGCGGCTGAACGTCTTCATCGCCGCGCCCGAGAGCGCGATGGACGAGGTAATACAGCGCCATCAGGGTGTGCGCGATCTCGTCGTCAACGGCTGGGTGATGCTGCATTCCCTCGGCGAGCAGGGAACGATCCGGCGCTGCATCCGCCCCGGTGAATGGAGCGCTGCATGA
- a CDS encoding adenylate/guanylate cyclase domain-containing protein → MERRLAAILCADVAGYSRMMGIDEAGTHAAFKAHRGAIHPIILNHAGRIVKHTGDGFLLEFANAASAIQFGVEMQCLMAERNAHLPTERNMRFRLGIHKGEVTVDDGEAFGDGINVAVNLESIATPGGVAISGPAYEEASPQLPVSLTNAGSFQFRNLQEPIQAWTWEPESDAAFGAHRSAASVPPPYRTAVVGVLPFANLADGTDEYLADGLADDLIHALSLQSFFRVLSRTSTFRFRDRGIDPRLVAREIDATYLIQGTVRRSQQKIRVTAELIAPETGAQLWAGRYDRDIGDLFAMQDEITTSLYAALMPEIYRAEASIPVRSQAADPTAWDRFLRGLSHYYRPTKTDYEISITLFREAIRLDPTLGIAHAYLATILMQGISFGWIKGSRELWDEAKSLALDSVRLDPRFSYTYAILAFVHAMQGAHDDGMKAARKATELNAYDMGARGVLGLCHMVMGEHQQAIDQFSVAAQRGNSDPRYQWPALNAYSHYLLGRYEAALSWAREELFLYPNHLQAMTIRAASLGQLGDHDQARDAIAALGEQYPWLTLDRHLKNIRWKQRADIDHYRDGLIKAGLT, encoded by the coding sequence ATGGAAAGACGCCTCGCTGCCATCCTTTGCGCCGATGTTGCCGGCTATTCGCGCATGATGGGGATCGATGAGGCCGGCACGCACGCCGCCTTCAAGGCTCATCGCGGCGCGATCCATCCGATCATCCTCAATCACGCCGGCCGTATCGTCAAACACACCGGCGACGGCTTCCTTCTGGAGTTCGCAAACGCCGCCAGCGCGATCCAGTTCGGGGTCGAGATGCAATGCCTGATGGCGGAACGCAATGCGCATCTGCCGACCGAGCGCAACATGCGCTTTCGTCTCGGCATCCATAAGGGCGAGGTCACGGTCGACGATGGCGAGGCCTTCGGCGACGGCATCAACGTCGCCGTCAATCTCGAATCGATCGCCACGCCGGGAGGCGTCGCCATCTCGGGACCCGCCTATGAGGAGGCGAGCCCGCAACTCCCCGTCAGTCTCACCAACGCCGGAAGCTTCCAGTTCAGGAATCTCCAGGAGCCGATCCAGGCGTGGACATGGGAGCCCGAGAGCGATGCCGCGTTTGGGGCGCACAGAAGCGCGGCCAGCGTGCCACCGCCCTACCGGACGGCGGTCGTCGGTGTGTTGCCATTTGCCAATCTCGCCGACGGCACCGACGAATATCTCGCCGACGGCCTCGCTGATGACCTGATCCATGCCCTGTCGCTGCAATCATTCTTTCGCGTCCTGAGCCGGACGTCGACGTTTCGCTTCAGGGACCGCGGAATCGACCCTCGGCTCGTCGCCCGCGAGATCGATGCGACCTATCTGATCCAGGGAACGGTGCGGCGCTCGCAGCAGAAGATCCGCGTGACGGCCGAGCTGATCGCGCCCGAAACCGGCGCCCAATTGTGGGCCGGACGGTATGATCGGGACATCGGTGATCTCTTTGCGATGCAGGACGAGATCACCACCAGCCTCTACGCCGCGCTGATGCCCGAGATCTATCGCGCCGAAGCCTCGATTCCGGTGCGTTCGCAGGCGGCCGATCCGACGGCATGGGACCGTTTCCTGCGAGGCCTGTCCCACTACTATCGACCGACCAAGACCGACTACGAGATTTCGATCACACTGTTCCGCGAAGCGATCCGGCTCGACCCGACGCTGGGCATCGCACATGCTTATCTGGCGACCATTCTGATGCAGGGCATCAGCTTCGGCTGGATCAAAGGCTCGCGTGAGCTCTGGGACGAGGCCAAGAGCCTCGCCTTGGACAGCGTCCGACTCGATCCTCGCTTCTCCTACACCTACGCCATCCTTGCCTTCGTGCACGCCATGCAGGGCGCACACGACGACGGCATGAAAGCGGCGCGTAAGGCGACCGAACTCAACGCTTACGACATGGGTGCGCGTGGGGTGCTTGGCCTCTGCCATATGGTCATGGGCGAGCATCAGCAGGCGATCGATCAGTTCTCGGTCGCGGCGCAGCGCGGCAACAGCGATCCACGCTATCAATGGCCGGCGCTGAACGCCTACAGTCACTATCTGCTCGGCCGCTATGAGGCGGCGCTGTCCTGGGCGCGTGAGGAGCTGTTCCTCTATCCCAACCATCTGCAGGCAATGACGATCCGGGCCGCGAGCCTGGGCCAACTCGGCGACCACGATCAGGCCCGGGACGCCATCGCGGCGCTGGGCGAGCAATATCCGTGGCTGACGCTGGACCGCCACCTGAAGAACATCCGGTGGAAGCAGCGGGCCGACATCGACCACTACCGCGACGGACTGATCAAGGCGGGATTGACCTGA
- a CDS encoding di-heme-cytochrome C peroxidase encodes MQEDSARVRDALPGQVPVSPDNPCPFLRALVAGGFVDGHSVPLKTIGDRVEAASGETGFKKRIVGIETFGVALIANGLSPLRLLKSLFSGADLDQLRNGPLDKHGGGSRILDAEAKIHPEEIDRFASFGSDYPDPNGGTERGLNAAQIQTFMKANLQRDGDQARWYFPILMQGEWPVLLNILGKGEGDGRYLSVAEVRTLFVERRFPQRIVSRLMAKPTPANIVWRIGKAVVGTAVLAAVAVLLAWVAAPDAVSDKLSAILPKKAAALIPPALPEVESTKAAYWLDQGWTTKDRHWFHHVTQGTATFPIPYAWFMAMEQPYLSLFGTPGLISDSAYLERFGFIPSPKSVDGDPSALRAFGYAATTAAKTDIAPALPASLKPTPAGNEDGLPVGFARLSGAADPATGAAQSNKIGLTCAACHTGSIHYKGVSVRFDGGPGMVDLRKLEEAMGFAMIFTQYVPGRFSRFADRVLGPNATDADRDALKKGLKAATDFALNMQAKNYQTAIEAKGQTETEEGFGRLDALNRIGNQVFYLDMAVSGLPNMLGNQEAIDAPVSYPPIWTVPWFSWAQYDGSISQPLIRNAGEALGVSAQINFSPETASDKLWRSTMALENLTHIEDMLRGPDPFATTTPAFGGLTSPKWPEKLFAGDDAWKIDPARVERGRKIYATICVECHLGPVADPVFDKAYPDKSFWKIKPADDWETKGWSAKGPILDLMQKPVEVMQTDPGQASILATRKVKVPGFLQVDPAKELKGCNLPQGSTTEMPYALALMAVVQRASDKWMEDRKLSPAEQAALWGDRPNCPNPAGKTYRARPLNGVWSTAPYLHNGSVPSLYWLLTPAAERPTSFCQGARDYDPKHVGFDVAKGGETACKVGQSLFATKDGSGKPIKGNSTLGHSFEGPTKPNPKDYPNGVIGGTFSEEERWDLIEYLKTL; translated from the coding sequence ATGCAAGAAGACAGCGCCCGCGTCCGTGACGCCCTGCCGGGGCAAGTCCCCGTCTCTCCCGACAATCCATGCCCCTTCCTGCGCGCACTCGTCGCCGGCGGCTTCGTCGATGGGCACAGCGTTCCGCTCAAGACGATCGGTGATCGGGTCGAGGCAGCCAGTGGCGAGACCGGCTTCAAGAAGCGCATCGTCGGCATCGAGACCTTCGGCGTCGCGCTGATTGCCAACGGCCTCTCGCCGCTGCGGCTGCTGAAAAGCCTGTTCTCCGGCGCCGATCTCGATCAACTGCGCAACGGCCCGCTCGACAAGCATGGCGGCGGCTCGCGCATTCTCGATGCCGAAGCCAAGATCCATCCTGAGGAGATCGATCGTTTCGCGAGCTTCGGCAGCGATTATCCCGATCCGAATGGCGGCACCGAGCGCGGCTTGAATGCGGCGCAGATCCAGACCTTCATGAAAGCCAATCTGCAGCGCGACGGCGATCAGGCGCGCTGGTACTTCCCGATCCTGATGCAGGGCGAATGGCCGGTGCTGCTGAACATCCTGGGCAAGGGCGAGGGCGACGGCCGCTATCTGTCGGTCGCTGAGGTCCGCACGTTGTTCGTCGAGCGCCGTTTTCCGCAACGCATCGTCTCGCGCCTGATGGCCAAGCCGACGCCAGCCAACATCGTCTGGCGCATCGGCAAGGCCGTCGTCGGCACGGCGGTCCTGGCTGCGGTCGCTGTGCTGCTGGCCTGGGTGGCCGCGCCCGACGCGGTCAGCGACAAGCTGAGCGCCATCCTGCCGAAGAAGGCTGCGGCCCTGATCCCGCCGGCGCTGCCGGAGGTCGAGTCGACCAAGGCGGCCTACTGGCTCGACCAGGGCTGGACCACCAAGGACCGCCACTGGTTCCACCATGTCACCCAGGGCACGGCGACCTTCCCGATCCCCTACGCCTGGTTCATGGCGATGGAGCAGCCTTATTTGTCGCTGTTCGGCACGCCCGGCCTGATCTCCGACAGCGCCTATCTCGAACGCTTCGGCTTCATTCCCAGTCCGAAGAGCGTCGATGGCGACCCCAGCGCGCTTCGCGCGTTCGGCTATGCGGCCACCACGGCTGCCAAGACCGACATCGCGCCCGCCCTGCCCGCCAGCCTGAAGCCGACGCCGGCCGGTAACGAAGACGGCCTGCCGGTCGGCTTCGCCCGGCTCTCCGGCGCGGCCGACCCGGCCACGGGCGCCGCCCAGTCGAACAAGATCGGCTTGACCTGCGCGGCCTGTCACACCGGCAGCATCCACTACAAGGGCGTCAGCGTGCGGTTCGACGGCGGGCCGGGGATGGTCGACCTGCGCAAGCTCGAAGAGGCCATGGGCTTTGCGATGATCTTCACGCAATACGTGCCCGGCCGCTTCTCGCGCTTTGCCGATCGCGTGCTCGGGCCGAACGCCACGGATGCCGATCGCGATGCCCTGAAGAAGGGGCTGAAGGCCGCGACCGACTTCGCGCTCAACATGCAGGCCAAGAACTACCAGACGGCGATCGAGGCCAAGGGCCAGACCGAGACCGAGGAAGGTTTTGGCCGGCTCGATGCTCTGAACCGCATCGGCAACCAGGTATTCTATCTCGACATGGCCGTCAGCGGCCTGCCGAACATGCTCGGCAACCAGGAGGCCATCGACGCGCCGGTGTCCTATCCGCCGATCTGGACCGTGCCCTGGTTCTCCTGGGCGCAGTATGACGGCTCGATCTCGCAGCCGCTGATCCGCAATGCCGGCGAGGCGCTCGGTGTGTCCGCGCAGATCAACTTCTCGCCGGAGACGGCGAGCGACAAGCTGTGGCGGTCGACGATGGCGCTCGAGAACCTCACCCACATCGAGGACATGCTGCGCGGCCCCGATCCGTTCGCGACGACAACGCCGGCCTTCGGCGGACTGACCTCGCCGAAATGGCCGGAGAAGCTGTTCGCCGGCGACGATGCCTGGAAGATCGATCCGGCCCGCGTCGAGCGCGGCCGCAAGATCTACGCGACGATCTGCGTCGAATGCCATCTCGGCCCGGTCGCCGATCCCGTGTTCGACAAGGCCTATCCGGACAAGAGCTTCTGGAAGATCAAGCCGGCGGATGACTGGGAAACGAAGGGCTGGAGCGCCAAGGGGCCGATCCTCGACCTGATGCAGAAGCCCGTCGAGGTGATGCAGACCGATCCGGGACAGGCCAGCATTCTTGCGACGCGCAAGGTCAAGGTCCCCGGCTTCCTCCAAGTCGATCCGGCCAAGGAGCTGAAGGGCTGCAATCTGCCGCAGGGCTCGACCACCGAGATGCCTTACGCGCTGGCGCTGATGGCCGTCGTGCAACGCGCCAGCGACAAGTGGATGGAGGACCGCAAGCTCTCCCCGGCCGAGCAGGCGGCGCTGTGGGGGGACCGCCCGAACTGTCCCAATCCCGCCGGCAAGACCTATCGCGCCCGCCCGCTCAACGGCGTCTGGTCGACCGCGCCCTATCTGCACAACGGCTCGGTGCCGTCGCTGTATTGGCTGCTGACGCCGGCGGCTGAGCGGCCGACCTCGTTCTGCCAGGGCGCCCGCGACTATGATCCCAAGCATGTCGGCTTCGACGTGGCGAAGGGCGGCGAGACGGCCTGCAAGGTCGGACAGTCGCTGTTCGCCACCAAGGACGGCAGCGGCAAGCCGATCAAGGGCAACAGCACGCTCGGCCATTCCTTCGAGGGGCCGACCAAACCCAATCCCAAGGACTATCCGAACGGCGTCATCGGCGGCACCTTCTCCGAGGAGGAGCGCTGGGACCTGATCGAGTACCTGAAGACGCTGTGA
- a CDS encoding LysE family translocator: MFGIHDLLLFLVSGLLLNMTPGPDTAYIVGRSVQMGWRGGAAAALGISAGCLVHVFGSAIGLSALLTASATAFAVVKWAGAAYLVYLGVTQLLARRQMVREESVVAGTPVVRLRQVFWQGALTNILNPKVAMFFLAFLPQFVAADAPHKPLAFLLLGAIFIVNGTMWCLGVAVVAARAARRVRGSSAVMLWLNRAIGGLLVYLGVRIAMLEAR, encoded by the coding sequence ATGTTCGGCATCCACGACCTGCTGCTCTTCCTCGTTTCCGGGCTTCTGCTCAATATGACGCCGGGGCCGGACACGGCCTATATCGTCGGCCGTAGCGTACAGATGGGCTGGCGGGGCGGGGCCGCGGCTGCCTTGGGCATCAGCGCGGGCTGCCTCGTCCATGTCTTCGGCAGCGCGATCGGGCTGTCGGCCCTGCTCACCGCCTCGGCAACGGCCTTTGCCGTGGTGAAATGGGCGGGGGCTGCGTACCTCGTCTATCTCGGGGTCACGCAACTGCTAGCCCGGCGCCAGATGGTCAGAGAAGAGAGCGTTGTGGCCGGAACGCCAGTGGTGCGGTTGCGCCAGGTGTTCTGGCAGGGCGCGCTCACCAACATTCTCAATCCGAAGGTGGCGATGTTCTTCCTCGCCTTCCTGCCTCAATTCGTCGCAGCCGACGCGCCGCATAAGCCGCTCGCCTTCCTGCTGCTCGGCGCGATCTTCATCGTCAACGGCACGATGTGGTGTCTCGGTGTCGCCGTCGTCGCGGCCCGTGCCGCACGTCGTGTCCGCGGCTCGTCCGCCGTGATGCTCTGGCTCAATCGCGCGATCGGCGGGCTGTTGGTCTATCTCGGTGTGAGGATCGCGATGTTGGAGGCGCGCTGA
- a CDS encoding adenylate/guanylate cyclase domain-containing protein, with the protein MERRLAAIVCADVVGYSRMMGADEAGTHAAFKAHRGAIHPIILNHGGRIVKYTGDGFLLEFPSIVGAIAAAVEVQKLMAERNAHLPADRVMQFRLGVNMGDVIFDEDEVFGDGVNTAVRLEAAAPPGGIALSNKAYQEAFKHLTVTFVDRGPFRFKNIEGTINVWTWDPSSPEKSRETPPATSLPAEYRTAIVGVLPFANLSSETDEYFSDGLAEDLIHALSLQSFFRVLSRNSTFAFKHAGMSARLIAREIDATYLIQGSVRRSGNKIRVTAELVAPENGEQIWAGRYDRDIGDLFAVQDDITANLCTALIPEIYRAEAAVPVRSSTTDLTAWDRFLRGLSHYYQPTKADYQSSIALFREAIKIDPGLAIAHTYLGTILLQGIHFGWIRNSRELWDEAMALAEAGVRLDSRSSFSYSLLAYVHAMQGRVEAGMEAARKALQLNPYDMGARGVLGVCHLVGGEHRQAIELFSVAAQRGNSDPRYQWSVLSAFSHYMLGQYDAALSWARESHYQNPNHLQCLAIRAAALAQLGRSVEAGEAVAALLSQHPWMTIDRLLSNIRWRNPADIAHYRDGLVKAGVPLTKLTLVDTKAKYAGE; encoded by the coding sequence ATGGAGAGACGGCTGGCCGCCATTGTCTGTGCCGATGTGGTCGGTTACTCGCGGATGATGGGCGCCGACGAGGCGGGAACCCATGCCGCGTTCAAGGCCCATCGCGGCGCCATCCATCCGATCATCCTCAATCACGGCGGCCGCATCGTAAAGTATACGGGCGACGGATTTCTCCTGGAGTTTCCGAGCATCGTCGGCGCCATCGCGGCCGCGGTCGAGGTTCAGAAGCTGATGGCCGAGCGCAATGCTCATCTGCCGGCCGATCGCGTCATGCAGTTCCGCCTCGGCGTGAACATGGGCGATGTCATCTTCGATGAAGACGAGGTATTCGGCGACGGCGTCAACACCGCGGTGCGACTTGAGGCCGCAGCCCCTCCCGGCGGAATCGCGCTGTCCAACAAGGCCTATCAGGAAGCCTTCAAGCATCTGACCGTCACCTTCGTCGACCGGGGTCCGTTCCGCTTCAAGAACATCGAAGGCACCATCAACGTCTGGACCTGGGATCCGTCCTCGCCGGAGAAGAGCCGCGAGACGCCGCCCGCAACCTCGCTGCCGGCGGAGTACCGGACCGCCATCGTCGGCGTACTGCCCTTTGCCAATCTCAGCAGCGAGACCGATGAGTATTTCTCGGACGGCCTGGCGGAAGACCTGATCCACGCCCTGTCGCTGCAATCCTTCTTCCGGGTGCTCAGCCGCAATTCGACCTTTGCCTTCAAGCATGCGGGCATGAGCGCGCGCCTGATCGCGCGCGAGATCGATGCGACCTATCTGATCCAGGGCTCGGTGCGGCGCTCCGGCAACAAGATCCGGGTCACCGCCGAGCTCGTCGCCCCGGAGAACGGCGAGCAGATCTGGGCCGGGCGCTACGACCGCGACATCGGCGACCTGTTCGCCGTCCAGGACGACATCACCGCCAATCTCTGTACGGCGCTGATCCCCGAGATCTACCGCGCCGAGGCAGCCGTGCCGGTGCGGTCGTCGACCACGGATCTGACGGCGTGGGACCGGTTCCTGCGCGGCTTGTCGCACTACTACCAGCCGACCAAGGCGGACTACCAAAGCTCGATCGCGCTGTTCCGCGAGGCGATCAAGATCGACCCGGGCCTCGCGATCGCCCACACCTATCTCGGCACCATCCTGCTGCAGGGCATTCATTTCGGCTGGATCCGGAATTCGCGGGAGCTGTGGGACGAGGCGATGGCGCTCGCCGAAGCCGGCGTGCGGCTCGATTCCCGCTCGTCCTTCTCCTACTCGCTGCTGGCCTATGTCCATGCCATGCAGGGACGGGTGGAAGCGGGCATGGAGGCGGCACGCAAGGCGCTGCAGCTCAACCCCTATGACATGGGCGCGCGCGGCGTGCTCGGCGTGTGCCATCTCGTCGGCGGCGAGCACCGTCAGGCCATCGAGCTGTTCTCGGTGGCGGCGCAGCGCGGCAACAGTGATCCGCGATATCAATGGTCGGTGCTCAGCGCCTTCAGCCACTACATGCTCGGCCAGTATGACGCAGCGCTGTCCTGGGCGCGCGAGTCGCACTATCAGAATCCCAACCATCTGCAGTGCCTCGCCATCCGCGCCGCCGCGCTGGCGCAGCTCGGACGCTCCGTCGAAGCCGGCGAGGCCGTCGCCGCGCTGCTCAGTCAGCATCCGTGGATGACGATCGACCGGCTTCTGAGCAACATCCGCTGGCGCAATCCGGCTGATATCGCCCATTATCGCGACGGCCTCGTCAAAGCCGGCGTGCCGCTCACCAAGCTGACGCTGGTCGACACCAAGGCGAAATACGCGGGCGAATAA